From the genome of Wolbachia endosymbiont (group B) of Parapoynx stratiotata, one region includes:
- a CDS encoding cell envelope biogenesis protein OmpA, translated as MCMNYMRTMKVFAVLIALASTASNGTSELEDQYEDQHKDQYENQYKDQYEDQYEDRYEDRYEDHYYVGLNFGTRWGESFQLKPSVVFGYHHNKSSKFELEVLANISDITNAQNRKVGAGLLANYLYYPDLEIDPIKLYASIGLGGYIRILPSFGLGEDTNAVNSAATVAAAAGQNETLDKILGAISYKVKLGVDCEIIPQIVGTVAIAASGQLSGFKPPMKKPDAIIEVGIRYNF; from the coding sequence ATGTGTATGAATTATATGAGAACGATGAAAGTGTTCGCTGTGTTGATTGCTTTAGCAAGTACAGCTAGTAATGGTACAAGTGAGTTAGAAGACCAATATGAAGATCAACATAAAGATCAGTATGAAAATCAATACAAAGACCAGTATGAAGATCAATACGAAGATCGATATGAAGACCGGTACGAAGATCATTACTATGTAGGTTTAAACTTTGGGACTCGATGGGGTGAAAGCTTTCAATTGAAACCTAGCGTTGTTTTTGGTTATCATCATAACAAAAGTTCTAAGTTTGAACTTGAGGTTCTTGCTAACATAAGTGATATAACTAATGCACAAAATAGGAAAGTAGGAGCTGGTTTATTGGCAAATTACCTTTACTATCCTGATCTTGAAATTGATCCCATTAAATTATATGCTAGTATAGGTCTGGGTGGATATATTCGAATATTGCCATCTTTTGGTCTTGGTGAGGATACAAATGCAGTAAATTCAGCTGCAACTGTAGCCGCAGCCGCAGGTCAAAATGAAACACTAGATAAAATACTGGGTGCTATTTCCTATAAAGTAAAGTTAGGTGTTGATTGTGAAATTATTCCGCAGATAGTTGGCACAGTTGCTATTGCTGCAAGCGGTCAATTAAGTGGCTTTAAACCACCGATGAAAAAACCAGATGCAATCATAGAAGTAGGTATACGTTATAATTTTTAA